One segment of Mugil cephalus isolate CIBA_MC_2020 chromosome 14, CIBA_Mcephalus_1.1, whole genome shotgun sequence DNA contains the following:
- the snx13 gene encoding sorting nexin-13 isoform X4 → MFAEASLSIWGWGGLGVVLFLVTFGPFAIFYLAFYIFCFIGGGFAVTLLYGKINSEKHLEKCEHSYLPPTHVGIMKTLDEMKLEWKPIKIDRRLTGSSFIDEPLQQVIQFALRDYIQYWYYTLSEDESFLLEIRQTLQNALVQFSTRSKEVDWQPYFTTRLVDDFATHLRVFRKAQDRLADREDKQRDITEELVDSFFEAEVEMERKICRDVVCTSIKDEEGFLRDLCELLLYLLLPPGDFHNKNMRYFLREVLARGVLLPLINQLSDPDYINQFVIWMIRDSSCNYEAFMNILKLTDKPAELEAVKDKVLEELQYLRSLDTAGDDINVIKNQINSLLFVKKVCETRIQRLHSGKEVDALKLAANFGKLCVIPLDHILVHNIALQFFMDFMQAAGAQAELFFWLTVEGYRVTAQQQLEVMQGWQKDGQKQPSATKGLLKAAALGVYEQYLSEKASPRVQVDETLVIQLGEKLQNDDPTPEIFDDIQRKVYDMMLRDERFYPSFKQSPLYVRMLAELDMLKEPSYRGSDDGDGESFNGSPTGSINLSLDDLSNSCHDESMHLHAFISDTADACFPGMWGAAGVCNDHGKTYALYAITVFRRNPDGSEDCWKTYRRYSDFHDFHMRITEQFENLASILKLPGKKTFNNMDRDFLEKRKKDLNAYLQLLLNPEMVKACPTLIPYVYDFLENKAYSKGKGEFARKIDTFVNPFRSSMRNVSNAVKALPDSLAEGMNKVSDNMGRMSERLGQDIKQSIFKVPPLLPKTDIDPEHCRVSAQLDDNVDDNIPLRVMLLLMDEVFDLKEKNQWLRRNIKNLLQQLIRATYGDTINRKIVDHVDYMTSPEQVADYVKKFRDSYWPNGILAETPPRRDKNIRMRTRVAAKTSLLGIMPDELKHIIGADTTRKGILRVFDMFQYQPMNRRLVYVFLEGFLETMFPQYKFPELFVKLHSRSPRIHRYSQKLKSSSLKR, encoded by the exons ATGTTTGCAGAG gCCAGTCTGTCCATCTGGGGATGGGGGGGTCTTGGAGTCGTGCTCTTCCTCGTCACCTTTGGACCCTTTGCCATTTTCTACCTGGCCTTTTATATCTTCTGCTTCATTGGAGG GGGCTTTGCGGTCACTCTGCTCTATGGAAAGATCAACTCGGAGAAACACCTGGAAAAGTGCGAGCACTCCTATTTGCCGCCCACGCACGTCGGCATAATGAAG aCGCTGGATGAGATGAAGCTGGAGTGGAAGCCTATAAAGATTGACAGGAGACTGACTGGGTCCAGTTTCATAGATGAACCACTACAACAG GTGATCCAGTTTGCGCTGAGAGACTACATCCAGTACTGGTACTACACCCTGAGTGAGGACGAGTCCTTCTTACTGGAGATTAGACAGACGCTGCAGAATGCCCTCGTCCAGTTCTCCACAag GTCCAAAGAGGTGGACTGGCAGCCTTACTTCACCACTCGCCTGGTGGACGACTTTGCCACCCATTTACGTGTCTTCAGAAAAGCCCAAGATCGCCTCGCCGACAGAGAGGACAAGCAAC GGGACATAACAGAAGAACTGGTGGACTCATTCTTCGAGGCCGAGGTGGAGATGGAAAGGAAGATTTGCCGAGACGTGGTGTGCACCTCAATCAAAGACGAAGAAG GGTTTCTGCGGGACCTGTGCGAGCTGCTTCTGTATCTGTTACTACCTCCTGGAGATTTCCACAACAAGAATATGAGATACTTCCTGAGG GAGGTGCTGGCGCGTGGTGTCCTGCTTCCTCTAATCAACCAGCTGAGTGACCCAGACTACATCAACCAGTTCGTCATCTGGATG ATTCGGGACTCCAGCTGTAACTATGAAGCCTTCATGAACATCCTGAAGTTAACGGACAAGCCCGCCGAGCTGGAGGCCGTTAAAGACAAGgtgctggaggagctgcagtaTCTCCGCTCCCTGGACACCGCCGGAGATG ACATCAATGTAATCAAGAACCAGATTAACAGTCTTCTGTTTGTGAAGAAGGTGTGTGAGACCAGGATCCAGAGACTTCACTCCGGCAAG GAGGTCGATGCCTTGAAGCTGGCAGCCAACTTTGGCAAGCTGTGTGTCATCCCACTGGATCACATCCTCGTCCACAACATAGCCCTGCAGTTCTTCATGG ACTTCATGCAGGCAGCCGGGGCGCAGGCCGAGCTCTTCTTCTGGCTCACAGTGGAGGGTTACAGGGTGACGgcccagcagcagctggaggtgatGCAGGGCTGGCAGAAAGATGGCCAGAAGCAGCCCTCTGCCACTAAGGGGTTGCTGAAGGCCGCAGCGCTGGGTGTCTACGAACAGTACCTCTCTGAAAAG GCGTCTCCCCGGGTGCAGGTGGACGAGACATTAGTAATACAGCTGGGGGAGAAGCTACAGAACGACGACCCCACACCAGAGATATTTGACGACATCCAGAGAAAG GTGTACGACATGATGCTACGCGACGAGCGCTTTTACCCGTCCTTCAAGCAGAGTCCCCTCTACGTCCGCATGCTGGCAGAGTTGGACATGTTGAAAGAGCCGAGCTACAGAGGGTCTGACGACGGCGACGGAGAATCCTTCAACGGATCTCCGACGGGAAGCATAAACCTG TCTTTGGACGATCTGTCCAACTCCTGCCATGATGAATCTATGCACCTACATGCCTTCATCTCTGACACAG CTGATGCTTGTTTCCCCGGCATGTGGGGTGCTGCAGGGGTTTGCAACGACCACGGTAAGACCTACGCGCTGTACGCCATCACTGTGTTCAGACGCAACCCGGACGGAAGTGAGGACTGCTGGAAGACCTACCGCCGCTACTCAGACTTTCATGACTTCCATATGAGAATCACTGAGCAG TTTGAGAACCTGGCATCGATCCTCAAGCTGCCTGGGAAGAAGACTTTCAACAACATGGACAGAGACTTCttggagaagagaaaaaaagacctCAATGCTTACCTACAG ttgCTGCTGAACCCAGAGATGGTGAAGGCCTGCCCAACTCTGATTCCCTACGTCTACGACTTCCTAGAAAACAAGGCCTACAGCAAGGGCAAAGGGGAATTTGCACGGAAG ATAGACACATTTGTGAATCCTTTCCGGAGCTCCATGAGGAACGTGTCCAACGCGGTAAAAGCTCTGCCGGACAGTCTGGCCGAGGGGATGAACAAGGTCTCTGACAACATGGGCCGCATGTCGGAGAGACTGGGCCAGGACATCAAACAGTCCATATTCAAG GTGCCTCCACTGCTCCCTAAGACCGATATCGACCCGGAACACTGTCGAGTCTCTGCCCAGCTCGATGACAAC GTGGACGACAATATTCCCCTCCGGgtcatgctgctgctgatggacGAGGTGTTTGACCTTAAAGAGAAAAACCAGTGGTTGCGGAGGAACATCAAGAACCTGCTCCAGCAGCTCATCAGGGCTACGTATGGAGACACTATCAACAG GAAAATCGTAGATCATGTGGATTACATGACGTCACCAGAGCAGGTGGCAGACTACGTTAAGAAGTTCAG GGATTCCTACTGGCCCAATGGTATTCTAGCTGAGACCCCGCCCCGCCGGGACAAGAACATCCGCATGAGGACGCGAGTAGCAGCCAAGACCAGCCTGCTGGGCATCATGCCAG ACGAGTTGAAGCACATCATCGGCGCGGACACCACAAGAAAGGGCATACTCCGCGTCTTTGACATGTTCCAGTACCAGCCCATGAACCGCCGGCTGGTCTACGTTTTCCTGGAGGGCTTCCTGGAGACCATGTTCCCTCAGTACAAGTTCCCGGAGCTCTTCGTCAAGCTGCACTCCCGCTCGCCGCGCATCCACAGATACAGCCAGAAACTCAAATCCTCCTCCCTCAAGAGGTGA
- the snx13 gene encoding sorting nexin-13 isoform X3 — MQNIRSQASLSIWGWGGLGVVLFLVTFGPFAIFYLAFYIFCFIGGGFAVTLLYGKINSEKHLEKCEHSYLPPTHVGIMKTLDEMKLEWKPIKIDRRLTGSSFIDEPLQQVIQFALRDYIQYWYYTLSEDESFLLEIRQTLQNALVQFSTRSKEVDWQPYFTTRLVDDFATHLRVFRKAQDRLADREDKQRDITEELVDSFFEAEVEMERKICRDVVCTSIKDEEGFLRDLCELLLYLLLPPGDFHNKNMRYFLREVLARGVLLPLINQLSDPDYINQFVIWMIRDSSCNYEAFMNILKLTDKPAELEAVKDKVLEELQYLRSLDTAGDDINVIKNQINSLLFVKKVCETRIQRLHSGKEVDALKLAANFGKLCVIPLDHILVHNIALQFFMDFMQAAGAQAELFFWLTVEGYRVTAQQQLEVMQGWQKDGQKQPSATKGLLKAAALGVYEQYLSEKASPRVQVDETLVIQLGEKLQNDDPTPEIFDDIQRKVYDMMLRDERFYPSFKQSPLYVRMLAELDMLKEPSYRGSDDGDGESFNGSPTGSINLSLDDLSNSCHDESMHLHAFISDTADACFPGMWGAAGVCNDHGKTYALYAITVFRRNPDGSEDCWKTYRRYSDFHDFHMRITEQFENLASILKLPGKKTFNNMDRDFLEKRKKDLNAYLQLLLNPEMVKACPTLIPYVYDFLENKAYSKGKGEFARKIDTFVNPFRSSMRNVSNAVKALPDSLAEGMNKVSDNMGRMSERLGQDIKQSIFKVPPLLPKTDIDPEHCRVSAQLDDNVDDNIPLRVMLLLMDEVFDLKEKNQWLRRNIKNLLQQLIRATYGDTINRKIVDHVDYMTSPEQVADYVKKFRDSYWPNGILAETPPRRDKNIRMRTRVAAKTSLLGIMPDELKHIIGADTTRKGILRVFDMFQYQPMNRRLVYVFLEGFLETMFPQYKFPELFVKLHSRSPRIHRYSQKLKSSSLKR; from the exons ATGCAAAACATTAGATCACAG gCCAGTCTGTCCATCTGGGGATGGGGGGGTCTTGGAGTCGTGCTCTTCCTCGTCACCTTTGGACCCTTTGCCATTTTCTACCTGGCCTTTTATATCTTCTGCTTCATTGGAGG GGGCTTTGCGGTCACTCTGCTCTATGGAAAGATCAACTCGGAGAAACACCTGGAAAAGTGCGAGCACTCCTATTTGCCGCCCACGCACGTCGGCATAATGAAG aCGCTGGATGAGATGAAGCTGGAGTGGAAGCCTATAAAGATTGACAGGAGACTGACTGGGTCCAGTTTCATAGATGAACCACTACAACAG GTGATCCAGTTTGCGCTGAGAGACTACATCCAGTACTGGTACTACACCCTGAGTGAGGACGAGTCCTTCTTACTGGAGATTAGACAGACGCTGCAGAATGCCCTCGTCCAGTTCTCCACAag GTCCAAAGAGGTGGACTGGCAGCCTTACTTCACCACTCGCCTGGTGGACGACTTTGCCACCCATTTACGTGTCTTCAGAAAAGCCCAAGATCGCCTCGCCGACAGAGAGGACAAGCAAC GGGACATAACAGAAGAACTGGTGGACTCATTCTTCGAGGCCGAGGTGGAGATGGAAAGGAAGATTTGCCGAGACGTGGTGTGCACCTCAATCAAAGACGAAGAAG GGTTTCTGCGGGACCTGTGCGAGCTGCTTCTGTATCTGTTACTACCTCCTGGAGATTTCCACAACAAGAATATGAGATACTTCCTGAGG GAGGTGCTGGCGCGTGGTGTCCTGCTTCCTCTAATCAACCAGCTGAGTGACCCAGACTACATCAACCAGTTCGTCATCTGGATG ATTCGGGACTCCAGCTGTAACTATGAAGCCTTCATGAACATCCTGAAGTTAACGGACAAGCCCGCCGAGCTGGAGGCCGTTAAAGACAAGgtgctggaggagctgcagtaTCTCCGCTCCCTGGACACCGCCGGAGATG ACATCAATGTAATCAAGAACCAGATTAACAGTCTTCTGTTTGTGAAGAAGGTGTGTGAGACCAGGATCCAGAGACTTCACTCCGGCAAG GAGGTCGATGCCTTGAAGCTGGCAGCCAACTTTGGCAAGCTGTGTGTCATCCCACTGGATCACATCCTCGTCCACAACATAGCCCTGCAGTTCTTCATGG ACTTCATGCAGGCAGCCGGGGCGCAGGCCGAGCTCTTCTTCTGGCTCACAGTGGAGGGTTACAGGGTGACGgcccagcagcagctggaggtgatGCAGGGCTGGCAGAAAGATGGCCAGAAGCAGCCCTCTGCCACTAAGGGGTTGCTGAAGGCCGCAGCGCTGGGTGTCTACGAACAGTACCTCTCTGAAAAG GCGTCTCCCCGGGTGCAGGTGGACGAGACATTAGTAATACAGCTGGGGGAGAAGCTACAGAACGACGACCCCACACCAGAGATATTTGACGACATCCAGAGAAAG GTGTACGACATGATGCTACGCGACGAGCGCTTTTACCCGTCCTTCAAGCAGAGTCCCCTCTACGTCCGCATGCTGGCAGAGTTGGACATGTTGAAAGAGCCGAGCTACAGAGGGTCTGACGACGGCGACGGAGAATCCTTCAACGGATCTCCGACGGGAAGCATAAACCTG TCTTTGGACGATCTGTCCAACTCCTGCCATGATGAATCTATGCACCTACATGCCTTCATCTCTGACACAG CTGATGCTTGTTTCCCCGGCATGTGGGGTGCTGCAGGGGTTTGCAACGACCACGGTAAGACCTACGCGCTGTACGCCATCACTGTGTTCAGACGCAACCCGGACGGAAGTGAGGACTGCTGGAAGACCTACCGCCGCTACTCAGACTTTCATGACTTCCATATGAGAATCACTGAGCAG TTTGAGAACCTGGCATCGATCCTCAAGCTGCCTGGGAAGAAGACTTTCAACAACATGGACAGAGACTTCttggagaagagaaaaaaagacctCAATGCTTACCTACAG ttgCTGCTGAACCCAGAGATGGTGAAGGCCTGCCCAACTCTGATTCCCTACGTCTACGACTTCCTAGAAAACAAGGCCTACAGCAAGGGCAAAGGGGAATTTGCACGGAAG ATAGACACATTTGTGAATCCTTTCCGGAGCTCCATGAGGAACGTGTCCAACGCGGTAAAAGCTCTGCCGGACAGTCTGGCCGAGGGGATGAACAAGGTCTCTGACAACATGGGCCGCATGTCGGAGAGACTGGGCCAGGACATCAAACAGTCCATATTCAAG GTGCCTCCACTGCTCCCTAAGACCGATATCGACCCGGAACACTGTCGAGTCTCTGCCCAGCTCGATGACAAC GTGGACGACAATATTCCCCTCCGGgtcatgctgctgctgatggacGAGGTGTTTGACCTTAAAGAGAAAAACCAGTGGTTGCGGAGGAACATCAAGAACCTGCTCCAGCAGCTCATCAGGGCTACGTATGGAGACACTATCAACAG GAAAATCGTAGATCATGTGGATTACATGACGTCACCAGAGCAGGTGGCAGACTACGTTAAGAAGTTCAG GGATTCCTACTGGCCCAATGGTATTCTAGCTGAGACCCCGCCCCGCCGGGACAAGAACATCCGCATGAGGACGCGAGTAGCAGCCAAGACCAGCCTGCTGGGCATCATGCCAG ACGAGTTGAAGCACATCATCGGCGCGGACACCACAAGAAAGGGCATACTCCGCGTCTTTGACATGTTCCAGTACCAGCCCATGAACCGCCGGCTGGTCTACGTTTTCCTGGAGGGCTTCCTGGAGACCATGTTCCCTCAGTACAAGTTCCCGGAGCTCTTCGTCAAGCTGCACTCCCGCTCGCCGCGCATCCACAGATACAGCCAGAAACTCAAATCCTCCTCCCTCAAGAGGTGA